The Erigeron canadensis isolate Cc75 chromosome 1, C_canadensis_v1, whole genome shotgun sequence genome segment TTAGTCGATACTTATACAATGATTGAGGCAGAGAGAATGTCATACTTTCGAAATCATCAAAAGAAATTTAGAAGTGCTCCTTTGTCTGCTGTAAAACAGGCGGTTAATGCTGGAACTACAGATAGCTCCTCTGTTGGAAAACGCACGGTCTTACCTTCGTCTTTTACAGGTTATATATCCTATATAAGATAACTGACCTTTATTATTTATTCTGcttaattatttactaatatgtctccattgttttttatttcttttacgtATAATTTGTAAGGGGGGCAGAGACACATGGTTCAAAATTACCTTGATGCAATGGCATTGGTCAAGGCATTTGGATATCCGAATCTTTTCTTAACATTCACGTGTAGCCCAAAATGGCCTGAAATCCGTAGGAAGCTCAAAAGGTCTGTTAGTTTAAAACCTAAAGACAAGCCAACTACTATATCAAGGATGTTCAAAATTAAACTTGATCAGTTCATTAAAGACATcacaaaagaaaagatttttgggGAAACTATAGCAAGTAAGATACTACAATTATTTTGATGTACTATCTTTTGAATTTCTTATTAGGTTTATCTGTTGAATAAATAATGCCAAGTGAATCTTTCTAAATGTGCAGTTGTTTACACTGTTGAATTTCAAAAGAGAGGTCTTCCACACAGTCATATTTGTGTTTTCTTGGACCAACAATACAAATTGTCAACTCCAGAACATATTGATAGGGTTATATCTGCATAGCTTCCGGATGAGAAGGCTGATCCTAAGTTGTACAAGCTTGTGACGGAGTTCATGATGCATGGTCCATGTGGTAAAGCGAACACAGATGCCCCATGCACTGTAAAAGGCATTTGTACGAAACACTTCCCAAAGGATTACAATGATCAAACCAGAATCGATGATGATGGTTATCCCATATATAAAAGGCGCAAGGATGGAAGAGTATATTACAAAGGTAAGATTCCCTTGGACAATAGATTTGTTGTGGGTTACAATTCTTTCCTCTTGAAAAGATATGAGGCCCATATcaacgtcgagtggtgtaaccAAGTAGGTTCTATAAATTTAAGTACATCAATAAGGGTAAGGATAGAGCTACACTTGGTATTAGTAAAGGTGATGTTGATGAAATAAGCCTTTTCTATGATTGTCGCCACATTTCATCATGTGAGGCTGTATGGAGGATTTTTGCCTTCGATATTCATTATCGAAAGCCGGCTGTAATGAGACTTCCCTATCATTGTGAGGGAGAACAGAGTGTTACATGGGATGAAGATGTTTGCCTTGAAGATGTGCCAAACAAACCATCTGTTAATGCATCTATCTTCCTCGGTTGGTTTGAATGCAATAAAAATTACCCGGAGGCACGTGAAAAGTCCTATGTTGAGATGCCAGAATCCTTTGTGTGGAATGGTGAGTTAAATAAATGGACACCGAGGAAAGGGCCTCCGAGTGTTGGCCGACTTCATCATTGTTCTCCAGCTGCAGGTCCTCTTTATTATCTTCGCATTCTTTTGAACAAGGTAAAGGGACCAAAATCTTATGAGGATATTAAAAGGGTCAATGGCAGGGTGCACGGAACCTACAAAGATGCTTGCTTTGCTCTTGGTTTACTAGATGACGACAGAGAGTACATTGAAGCAATCAAAGAAGCAAATGAGTATGCTTTAGGGGGTTATCTTAGAACTTTGTTTGCCACAATGATTATCACTGATAGTCTCGCCGAGCCTCATAAAGTTTGGAATGAAACTAAAGAACTGCTTACAGAAGGAATTCTTCACAAGGCACGTTTAATCCATAATTGGCCTGGTATCATCTTATACTTAATTATTAACCTCAATTTCTATTTGTTTCTTATACGTTTACTAAATAACTCGACGTTGTTAGttacttttcttttatatagtaCCTCATATTAAATACGGAGAATTTTTTACTTCTTACCTTTAACTTAAGCAAGTATGTATGACGTTTTGTTTAATTGACTTCTCaaaatttacttatttattgatactttttactttatatatatgtagacaTGGTGCTTGATGCTGATCAACTGCTTAACTTAGCTCTCAAGGAGATTGAAAATATATTGCAAAGCAATGAGACGACACCAAGAAACTACGAACACACGCCTTTCCCCATTGACGCTGAGTTGTTTGACGGTTCTACAAACAGACTTATCCAAGATGAATTGATGTATAGTAGATCTGTAATGACGGCAGAGCATGACCGGCTTTGTAAATCTTTAACAGCCGAACAAAAAGAAGTGTACGATACCATCCTGAATGCTGTCCATGCAAAAAAGGGTGGTGTATTTTTTCTTTATGGATATGGAGGAACCGGGAAGACCTTTCTTTGGAAAACTTTATCAGCCGCATTACGGTCTAAAGGAAAAATTGTCCTCAATGTTGCTTCCAGTGGTATCGCTTCTCTCTTGCTCAATGGTGGTAGGACTGCTCATTCAAGGTTTGCAATTCCAATTAACATCAATGAAGATTCCGTTTGTCACATTTTGCCCGGTAGTTGGTTGGCTGATTTGGTAACGCAAACAAGCCTAATTATTTGGGACGAAGCTCCTATGATCCATAGGCATTCTTTCGAGTCTCTTGATAGAACCTTTAGAGACATACTTAAAAACAACATGCCATTTGGTGGAAAGGTGATTTTTTTCGGTGGTGATTTTTG includes the following:
- the LOC122606468 gene encoding uncharacterized protein LOC122606468, producing the protein MRLPYHCEGEQSVTWDEDVCLEDVPNKPSVNASIFLGWFECNKNYPEAREKSYVEMPESFVWNGELNKWTPRKGPPSVGRLHHCSPAAGPLYYLRILLNKVKGPKSYEDIKRVNGRVHGTYKDACFALGLLDDDREYIEAIKEANEYALGGYLRTLFATMIITDSLAEPHKVWNETKELLTEGILHKARLIHNWPDMVLDADQLLNLALKEIENILQSNETTPRNYEHTPFPIDAELFDGSTNRLIQDELMYSRSVMTAEHDRLCKSLTAEQKEVYDTILNAVHAKKGGVFFLYGYGGTGKTFLWKTLSAALRSKGKIVLNVASSGIASLLLNGGRTAHSRFAIPININEDSVCHILPGSWLADLVTQTSLIIWDEAPMIHRHSFESLDRTFRDILKNNMPFGGKVIFFGGDFCQILPVVPGGSRSEIVNVSLISSYIWQYCTVLKLTVNIRLQQGSNRTQQEEIKEFADWILKVGNGRLCGPNDGEADIPILEDLLISDIIKCVYPDYIARLYEKNYFEDRAILAPTHDTVNLINDRMLNTLPGAERVYLSSDTICQSDLNPNESPDLYSPDFLNRIKISGLPNHKLTLREGAPVMLLRNVDQQQGLCNGTRLQVKRLCEHVIEATVISGSHVGLITYIPRMKLTSSDKKMPFQFQRRQFPLSVCFAMTTNKS